The following are encoded together in the Hydractinia symbiolongicarpus strain clone_291-10 chromosome 14, HSymV2.1, whole genome shotgun sequence genome:
- the LOC130625852 gene encoding macrophage metalloelastase-like: protein MKFNILLVLYCFYQVEAKSVHNTHLASNKSNKIPKCGVKSEPTRQKRYVLQNTIWKKSILTWRVDRYTKDLSQQRVRKIIRRAFRKWAVWIPVRFLEKKYGPVDISIQFVIENHEPCNFPFDGRDGDIAHAYYPYQGQDIAGDIHFDDDEMFTDKSFYGRSLAWTALHEIGHSLGLKHSHVWGAVMSPYYHSFYHPNVRLSLSTDDIMGIQSLYGDPLSHGNQKYTSINSVLNIWNKEKNYNHKYLNLL from the exons ATGAAGTTCAACATCTTGTTGGTATTGTATTGCTTTTACCAAGTGGAAGCCAAGTCAGTACATAAC ACTCATTTAGCATcgaataaaagtaataaaattcCGAAATGTGGTGTAAAATCGGAACCTACTCGTCAAAAACGATACGTATTGCAAAACACAATTTGGAAAAAGTCG ATTCTAACCTGGAGAGTTGATAGGTACACAAAAGACCTTTCCCAAcaaagagtcagaaaaataatacGGCGAGCATTTCGAAAATGGGCTGTTTGGATACCTGTTCGATTTTTGGAGAAGAAATACGGTCCAGTTGATATAAGTATTCAATTCGTTATTGAAAATCACGAACCCTGTAATTTTCCATTCGATGGTAGAGATGGTGAtattgcgcatgcgtattaTCCCTATCAGGGTCAAG ATATAGCAGGAGATATTCACTTTGACGATGATGAAATGTTCACAGATAAATCCTTCTACGGAAGAAGTTTGGCTTGGACTGCTTTACATGAAATAGGCCATAGCTTGGGATTGAAACATTCGCATGTCTGGGGTGCTGTTATGAGTCCTTACTACCACAGTTTTTATCATCCTAATGTCCGCCTGTCTCTTTCTACAGATGATATCATGGGTATTCAATCTCTTTATG gaGATCCATTGTCACATGGAAACCAAAAGTATACGTCTATTAACAGCGTTTTAAACATTtggaacaaagaaaaaaattacaatcacAAGTATTTAAATCTCTTGTGA